In Candidatus Zixiibacteriota bacterium, one genomic interval encodes:
- the flgI gene encoding flagellar biosynthesis protein FlgA (part of the basal body which consists of four rings L, P, S, and M mounted on a central rod; Bradyrhizobium has one thick flagellum and several thin flagella; the Bradyrhizobium protein in this cluster is associated with the thin flagella), translated as EQARVVPLEERVNIADVAQALNAIGAAPRDIIAIFQALKQTGALRAELIVL; from the coding sequence GAGCAGGCCCGGGTTGTGCCTCTGGAGGAGAGGGTCAATATCGCCGATGTCGCCCAGGCGTTGAATGCTATCGGGGCGGCCCCGCGTGATATAATCGCCATCTTCCAGGCACTCAAACAAACCGGAGCGCTCAGAGCGGAGTTAATCGTACTATGA
- a CDS encoding transglycosylase SLT domain-containing protein — MSNFNVSLIQAASTDTQAHDERRLRKAVEGFESMFLLQLLKSMRSAYLSGDKKGGLGQDTFFSICDQALADKLGKEGALGIGDQLFQKLSRTYLNKDDKPGLENTDPRHLPLNRTPDSSDTKAYKKIYEAYMKLNREKHSAPDIYYTFEPNSPDFINHYSRVNKSETKPDEAQVIAEIDAAVNKAAKKYDLPTDLLRAVIKVESNGNPQAVSPRGAKGLMQLIDSTANNMGVENVFKPEDNIMGGARYLRQLLDHFKGDLKLALAGYNAGPANVKKFGGIPPFPETQNYVKKVINIMSANEIGSKDSKTLADIE; from the coding sequence ATGAGCAATTTCAATGTCAGCCTGATTCAGGCTGCTTCCACCGATACTCAGGCGCATGATGAGCGTCGGCTGAGAAAAGCGGTAGAAGGCTTCGAGTCGATGTTTCTGCTTCAGCTTCTGAAGTCGATGCGTTCGGCATATCTATCCGGTGATAAAAAAGGCGGTCTTGGACAGGATACCTTTTTCTCGATTTGTGATCAAGCCCTGGCGGACAAGCTCGGCAAGGAAGGCGCGCTCGGTATCGGTGATCAACTCTTTCAGAAGTTGAGCCGGACTTACTTGAACAAGGATGATAAGCCCGGGCTGGAGAACACCGATCCGCGTCATCTGCCACTCAATCGCACGCCCGATTCGAGTGATACAAAAGCATATAAGAAAATTTATGAAGCATATATGAAGCTCAACCGGGAGAAGCACAGCGCTCCCGATATCTATTACACATTTGAACCCAATTCACCTGATTTCATAAATCATTACAGCCGTGTGAACAAGTCTGAAACTAAACCGGACGAAGCGCAGGTAATTGCAGAAATCGACGCGGCTGTCAACAAGGCGGCTAAAAAGTACGATCTCCCGACGGATTTGCTCAGGGCCGTGATCAAGGTCGAATCCAACGGCAATCCCCAGGCGGTTTCTCCCCGGGGTGCGAAGGGGCTGATGCAGTTGATCGACTCGACTGCCAATAATATGGGTGTAGAAAATGTATTTAAACCCGAAGATAATATTATGGGAGGGGCCCGCTATCTGCGCCAGCTCCTGGACCATTTCAAGGGTGATCTGAAACTGGCATTGGCGGGCTATAACGCCGGTCCGGCCAATGTCAAAAAGTTTGGCGGAATACCACCGTTTCCGGAAACTCAGAACTATGTGAAAAAAGTGATAAATATCATGAGTGCGAACGAGATAGGTAGTAAAGATTCCAAAACCCTGGCCGATATTGAGTAA
- the flgK gene encoding flagellar hook-associated protein FlgK — protein MYGLFTGLEIGKRALMSSQLAINTTGHNMANVNTPGFSRQRVSVATAYPAQTMWGKAGTGVEINGVEHIRDQFLTGQYRDENASLGSWEYREKNMMTIESFFNEPTENGLGHTLDEFWVSWENLAGADASNPALRTEVLSRAEVLTNRFHQLDRQLHDLRQNIDLEIRNQVLDLNELGRQIADLNRQISLQELGSQKANDLRDRRDHLVDELSKFVDVSVMDKSNGTATVLIGSMAFVDGDDYLKLDTEITSNNGISTTDIVWEGTSMEVRFRDGEMAAMIAARDVDVLKYEGYLDSLAKTIVESVNQVHRTGYGLDDQTGRDFFDSRYIDAEHISISGDVLDQPNSIGAAAAAGTPGDGSIAQQIADTMKYSRIMDNNTATISEYYGGIVGRIGIATQEATNYKDNYGMLVQQIENQRQSVQGVSMDEEMINLVKFQNAYDAAARVITTMDQALETLIHNTGVVGR, from the coding sequence ATGTACGGCCTGTTTACCGGATTGGAAATAGGAAAGCGAGCGCTTATGTCATCGCAGCTCGCGATCAACACTACCGGTCACAACATGGCCAACGTCAACACCCCGGGTTTTTCCCGACAGCGTGTCTCTGTGGCGACTGCTTATCCGGCACAGACGATGTGGGGCAAAGCCGGTACAGGTGTTGAAATCAACGGCGTTGAGCACATTCGTGATCAGTTTCTTACCGGCCAGTATCGCGATGAAAATGCCAGCCTGGGAAGCTGGGAATATCGCGAGAAAAACATGATGACAATCGAAAGCTTTTTCAATGAACCGACCGAGAACGGTCTCGGCCATACGCTCGATGAGTTCTGGGTGTCGTGGGAAAATCTGGCAGGCGCCGATGCCTCCAATCCCGCTTTGCGTACTGAGGTGCTGTCACGCGCAGAAGTACTGACAAACAGGTTTCATCAGCTCGACCGCCAGTTACATGACCTCAGGCAGAATATCGATCTGGAGATTCGCAACCAGGTACTGGATCTCAATGAACTTGGGCGCCAGATCGCCGACTTGAACCGTCAGATCAGCCTGCAGGAACTCGGCAGTCAGAAAGCCAATGACCTGCGCGACCGCAGGGATCACTTAGTCGATGAGCTGTCGAAGTTTGTCGATGTCTCCGTGATGGATAAAAGCAACGGAACAGCTACTGTTCTGATCGGTTCGATGGCATTTGTCGATGGTGATGATTACCTTAAACTCGACACAGAAATCACCTCGAATAACGGTATCTCCACCACTGATATAGTCTGGGAAGGTACCAGTATGGAAGTGCGCTTCCGCGATGGCGAAATGGCCGCCATGATCGCCGCCCGTGATGTCGATGTGCTCAAATACGAGGGCTACCTCGACAGTCTGGCCAAGACGATAGTCGAATCAGTCAACCAGGTTCACCGCACAGGATATGGTCTCGACGATCAGACCGGACGCGATTTCTTCGATTCTCGTTATATCGACGCTGAGCATATTTCTATCAGCGGCGATGTATTGGATCAGCCGAACAGTATCGGCGCGGCCGCTGCGGCCGGTACTCCGGGGGATGGTTCGATCGCCCAGCAGATCGCGGACACTATGAAGTATTCACGCATAATGGACAATAATACAGCCACGATCTCCGAGTACTATGGCGGAATCGTGGGACGAATCGGTATCGCCACCCAGGAGGCGACTAATTACAAAGACAACTATGGTATGCTCGTGCAGCAGATTGAAAATCAGAGGCAGTCTGTTCAGGGTGTTTCCATGGATGAAGAGATGATAAATCTGGTAAAATTCCAGAACGCCTATGACGCCGCCGCCCGCGTGATCACGACCATGGATCAGGCGCTGGAAACGCTGATTCACAATACCGGTGTCGTCGGTCGATAA